One Mycobacteriales bacterium DNA segment encodes these proteins:
- a CDS encoding transglutaminase family protein, with protein MESRRQVRVGCEFVYTAAIDTPAVFQVMPYDAGPAMVRTASWESAPEVVRHGYADLYGNPCQRLTLPAGVCTLRFDALVTVPDATEEVTWDARETPVVDLPDEALLYTMPSRYVLPEVLGDEAWDTFGSMQPGYSRVQAVINHVNANLTFEMGTSTPLTTAADVWAAKRGVCRDFAHVALSFLRALNIPARYVFGYLPDMDVPPAAEPMDFAAWIEVYLDGTWYTFDPRNNAARKGRVLIGRGRDALDVAMVTTFGGPMLERMVVWADEAPDGMVGDPADPDGSAESVAVADPGVIP; from the coding sequence ATGGAATCCCGTCGCCAGGTACGGGTCGGCTGCGAGTTCGTCTACACCGCGGCGATCGACACACCGGCCGTCTTCCAGGTCATGCCGTACGACGCCGGGCCGGCGATGGTGCGGACCGCGAGCTGGGAGAGCGCCCCGGAGGTCGTCCGGCACGGCTACGCCGACCTCTACGGCAACCCCTGCCAGCGGCTCACGCTCCCGGCCGGGGTCTGCACGCTCCGCTTCGACGCGCTGGTCACGGTCCCGGACGCGACCGAGGAGGTCACCTGGGACGCCCGGGAGACCCCGGTCGTCGACCTGCCGGACGAGGCGCTGCTCTACACGATGCCCAGCCGGTACGTGCTGCCCGAGGTGCTCGGCGACGAGGCCTGGGACACCTTCGGCTCGATGCAGCCGGGCTACAGCCGGGTCCAGGCGGTGATCAACCACGTCAACGCCAACCTGACCTTCGAGATGGGCACCAGCACCCCGCTCACCACCGCGGCCGACGTGTGGGCGGCCAAGCGCGGGGTCTGCCGCGACTTCGCGCACGTCGCGCTGAGCTTCCTGCGCGCGCTGAACATCCCGGCCCGCTACGTCTTCGGCTACCTGCCCGACATGGACGTGCCGCCGGCGGCCGAGCCGATGGACTTCGCCGCCTGGATCGAGGTCTACCTGGACGGCACCTGGTACACCTTCGACCCCCGCAACAACGCCGCCCGCAAGGGCCGGGTCCTCATCGGCCGCGGCCGGGACGCGCTCGACGTGGCGATGGTGACCACGTTCGGCGGGCCGATGCTGGAGCGGATGGTGGTCTGGGCCGACGAGGCGCCCGACGGCATGGTGGGGGACCCGGCCGATCCGGACGGTTCCGCCGAGTCGGTCGCCGTCGCCGACCCCGGCGTGATCCCGTGA
- a CDS encoding PPOX class F420-dependent oxidoreductase, whose translation MSPRQIATTTNVDLNALLEFVRPRHHMILVTHRRDGAPQLSPVTGGVLPDGRIVISSYPDRAKTVNLRREPAASVLVLSDDFGGPWVQVDGRAEVLDGEAAVEPLVEYFRCISGEHPDWDEYRAAMRTQGKSLLRVTPERWGPVATGGFPARLA comes from the coding sequence ATGAGCCCCCGCCAGATCGCCACCACCACGAACGTCGACCTGAACGCCCTGCTGGAGTTCGTCCGGCCGCGCCACCACATGATCCTGGTGACGCACCGTCGCGACGGGGCGCCGCAGCTGTCCCCGGTCACCGGCGGGGTGCTGCCGGACGGCCGGATCGTCATCTCCAGCTACCCGGACCGGGCCAAGACGGTCAATCTGCGCCGCGAGCCGGCCGCCAGCGTGCTCGTCCTGTCCGACGACTTCGGCGGGCCCTGGGTGCAGGTGGACGGCCGGGCCGAGGTGCTGGACGGGGAGGCGGCGGTCGAGCCGCTGGTCGAGTACTTCCGCTGCATCTCCGGCGAGCACCCGGACTGGGACGAGTACCGCGCGGCCATGCGGACGCAGGGCAAGTCCCTGCTCCGGGTCACCCCGGAGCGCTGGGGGCCGGTCGCGACGGGTGGGTTCCCGGCCCGTCTCGCCTGA
- a CDS encoding circularly permuted type 2 ATP-grasp protein — translation MVDAEGVPYAHTKSLYEALQLLSAADLSERGAARARSFLEQGITFSSSGQEWVFPLDLIPRLIPEQEWEHIEAGVAQRVRALEAFLADVYGDRRVLADGIVPHSLVVTSSNFTRAAAGIRPASGVRVHLAGIDLVRGSDGVMRVLEDNLRVPSGISYVVENREALTRVFPGLFLEQQVQPVANYVATMLDSLRATAPRGVDDPTVVLMTPGVHNSAYFEHAFLARKMGIELVEGRDLVCRDNVLYMRTTSGQRRVDVVYRRIDDDFLDPLQFRGDSMIGCPGLVNAARAGNVTLANAIGNGVADDKLTYTYVPALIRYYLGEEPLLPNVPTFRLDDPDVRADCLARADQLVFKPVDGSGGHGIVIGPQATDEELTEVIGKVTELPRAYVAQEVVLLSTVPSQDGDTLRPRHVDLRPFATNDGERVRVLPGGLTRVALREGSLVVNSSQGGGSKDTWVLTSRPRPLPMDGPLELLPGTLQADAPDPGPPTEQAQQQQQSRGSRC, via the coding sequence ATGGTCGACGCGGAGGGCGTGCCGTACGCGCACACCAAGTCGCTCTACGAGGCGCTCCAGCTGCTGTCCGCGGCCGACCTGAGCGAGCGCGGCGCGGCCCGGGCCCGCAGCTTCCTGGAACAGGGCATCACGTTCTCCTCCTCCGGTCAGGAGTGGGTCTTCCCGCTCGACCTGATCCCCCGGCTGATCCCGGAGCAGGAGTGGGAGCACATCGAGGCCGGGGTGGCCCAGCGGGTCCGCGCCCTGGAGGCCTTCCTGGCCGACGTGTACGGCGACCGCAGGGTCCTCGCCGACGGCATCGTGCCGCACTCGCTGGTCGTGACCAGCAGCAACTTCACCCGGGCCGCCGCCGGCATCCGGCCGGCCTCCGGCGTCCGGGTGCACCTGGCCGGCATCGACCTGGTCCGCGGCTCCGACGGCGTGATGCGGGTCCTGGAGGACAACCTGCGGGTGCCGTCCGGGATCTCGTACGTGGTGGAGAACCGGGAGGCGCTCACCCGCGTCTTCCCCGGCCTGTTCCTGGAGCAGCAGGTCCAGCCGGTGGCCAACTACGTGGCGACGATGCTGGACTCGCTGCGGGCGACCGCGCCGCGCGGGGTCGACGACCCGACCGTGGTGCTGATGACGCCGGGTGTGCACAACTCGGCGTACTTCGAGCACGCGTTCCTGGCCCGCAAGATGGGCATCGAGCTGGTCGAGGGCCGGGACCTGGTCTGCCGGGACAACGTGCTCTACATGCGTACGACGAGCGGGCAGCGCCGCGTCGACGTCGTCTACCGGCGCATCGACGACGACTTCCTGGACCCGCTGCAGTTCCGCGGCGACTCGATGATCGGCTGCCCGGGGCTGGTCAACGCGGCCCGGGCCGGCAACGTCACGCTGGCCAACGCGATCGGCAACGGGGTCGCCGACGACAAGCTGACCTACACCTACGTCCCGGCGCTGATCCGGTACTACCTGGGCGAGGAGCCGCTGCTGCCGAACGTGCCGACGTTCCGGCTGGACGACCCGGACGTCCGGGCCGACTGCCTGGCCCGGGCCGACCAGCTGGTGTTCAAGCCGGTCGACGGGTCCGGCGGGCACGGCATCGTGATCGGGCCGCAGGCCACCGACGAGGAGCTGACCGAGGTGATCGGCAAGGTCACCGAGCTGCCCCGGGCGTACGTGGCCCAGGAGGTGGTGCTGCTGTCCACGGTGCCGTCCCAGGACGGGGACACGCTCAGGCCCCGGCACGTGGACCTGCGGCCGTTCGCGACCAACGACGGCGAGCGGGTCCGGGTGCTGCCCGGCGGGCTGACCCGGGTGGCGCTGCGAGAGGGCAGCCTGGTGGTCAACTCCTCGCAGGGCGGCGGGTCCAAGGACACCTGGGTGCTCACCTCCCGGCCCCGGCCGCTGCCGATGGACGGGCCGCTGGAGCTGCTGCCCGGCACCCTGCAGGCCGACGCGCCCGACCCGGGGCCGCCGACCGAGCAGGCCCAGCAACAGCAGCAGTCGCGGGGGTCCCGGTGCTGA
- a CDS encoding alpha-E domain-containing protein, with the protein MLSRAAEALFWIGRYAERAEDTARLLDVHFHQIIVDPNVDEAGTCRVVATVMGLHDEAPPTMRGVLDLLAYDGANPSSIAGSLSAARENARGVREAVSGEIWECLNATHLELPRRVSAARQFGPAPFFSYVRQRAAMYSGYVASTISRDAGYDFLALGRSLERADMTARLLAAAVGTPGRGDEHWITTLRACSAHEAYLRTYQRALEPRLVLEFLLLDRLFPRSVLHALSVGEEALARLEPAAEWNGRFGQTPEARRLIGRVRTDLEFLSPEAIVDGLPQRLQSIQRGVSDVSESVARRYFGSSAVVGWTTEESEWVTT; encoded by the coding sequence GTGCTGAGCCGCGCGGCCGAGGCCCTGTTCTGGATCGGCCGGTACGCCGAACGGGCCGAGGACACCGCCCGCCTGCTCGACGTGCACTTCCACCAGATCATCGTCGACCCGAACGTCGACGAGGCCGGCACCTGCCGGGTCGTCGCGACCGTGATGGGCCTGCACGACGAGGCCCCGCCGACGATGCGCGGCGTACTGGACCTGCTCGCGTACGACGGGGCCAACCCGTCCTCGATCGCGGGCTCGCTCTCGGCGGCCCGGGAGAACGCGCGGGGCGTACGGGAGGCGGTCTCGGGCGAGATCTGGGAGTGCCTGAACGCCACCCACCTGGAGCTGCCGCGGCGGGTGTCGGCGGCCCGCCAGTTCGGCCCGGCGCCGTTCTTCTCCTACGTCCGGCAGCGCGCGGCCATGTACTCCGGGTACGTCGCCTCGACGATCAGCCGGGACGCCGGCTACGACTTCCTCGCGCTGGGCCGGTCGCTGGAGCGGGCCGACATGACCGCCCGGCTGCTGGCCGCCGCGGTCGGCACCCCGGGCCGCGGCGACGAGCACTGGATCACCACGCTGCGGGCGTGCTCGGCCCACGAGGCCTACCTGCGCACGTACCAGCGGGCGCTGGAGCCGCGGCTGGTGCTGGAGTTCCTGCTGCTGGACCGGCTGTTCCCGCGCTCGGTGCTGCACGCGCTGTCCGTCGGCGAGGAGGCGCTGGCCCGGCTGGAGCCGGCCGCGGAGTGGAACGGGCGGTTCGGGCAGACGCCGGAGGCCCGACGGCTGATCGGCCGGGTCCGGACGGACCTGGAGTTCCTCTCCCCCGAGGCGATCGTCGACGGGCTGCCGCAGCGGCTGCAGTCGATCCAGCGCGGCGTCTCCGACGTCAGCGAGTCGGTCGCCCGGCGGTACTTCGGCAGCTCGGCGGTGGTCGGCTGGACCACCGAGGAGAGCGAGTGGGTGACCACATGA
- a CDS encoding transglutaminase family protein — MSWRLAVRHRTGYQYGAPARASYNEVRMTPATAGGQHLLTSRLDIRPDARPLRYVDYWGTQVHAFDVHVPHTELVVTATSVVETAPPVTPPEVGWDTLSSPEVRDRYAELLAPSAYVLAEDEVDAVARTLRAAGTPAGTGRAAVHWVNETLDYIRGVTSVGTTSAEARALGQGVCQDFSHLALALLRSAGLPARYVSGYLYPGQEATLDEPVSAESHAWVEFWAGTWIPLDPSNLSEVAERHVLVARGRDYADVRPLAGIYSGPAAQSLGVNVELTRLR; from the coding sequence ATGAGCTGGCGGCTGGCTGTGCGGCACCGGACCGGGTATCAGTACGGGGCGCCGGCGCGGGCGTCGTACAACGAGGTGCGGATGACGCCGGCCACGGCCGGCGGGCAGCACCTGCTGACCAGCCGGCTGGACATCCGGCCGGACGCCCGCCCGCTGCGCTACGTCGACTACTGGGGCACCCAGGTGCACGCCTTCGACGTGCACGTGCCGCACACCGAGCTGGTGGTGACCGCGACCTCGGTGGTGGAGACCGCGCCGCCGGTGACCCCGCCCGAGGTCGGCTGGGACACGCTGTCCTCCCCCGAGGTGCGGGACCGGTACGCCGAGCTGCTCGCCCCGTCGGCGTACGTGCTGGCCGAGGACGAGGTCGACGCCGTGGCCCGGACGCTGCGGGCGGCCGGGACGCCGGCCGGGACCGGCCGCGCGGCCGTGCACTGGGTCAACGAGACGCTGGACTACATCCGCGGCGTGACCTCGGTCGGCACCACCTCGGCCGAGGCCCGCGCCCTCGGCCAGGGTGTCTGCCAGGACTTCTCGCACCTGGCGCTGGCGCTGCTGCGCTCGGCCGGGCTGCCGGCCCGGTACGTCTCCGGCTACCTCTACCCGGGCCAGGAGGCGACGCTGGACGAACCGGTCTCGGCCGAGAGCCACGCCTGGGTCGAGTTCTGGGCCGGGACCTGGATCCCGCTGGACCCCTCGAACCTGTCCGAGGTGGCCGAGCGGCACGTGCTCGTCGCCCGCGGCCGCGACTACGCCGACGTCCGTCCGCTGGCCGGCATCTACTCCGGCCCCGCGGCCCAGTCGCTGGGCGTGAACGTGGAGCTCACGAGGCTTCGCTAG
- a CDS encoding bifunctional glycosyltransferase family 2/GtrA family protein, with translation MTTTAPPEAPLPVDARAVPPTPVPALDVVVPVHNEETGLESCLRRLHAYLSAEFPYRFRITVADNASTDGTLALAHRLAAELPQVAVVHLAEKGRGRALRAVWSASDAPVLAYMDVDLSTDLAALAPLVAPLLSGHSDLAIGTRLHRGSRVVRGAKREVISRCYNLILRGTLAARFSDAQCGFKAIRADIAHGLLPLVEDDGWFFDTELLVLAERSGLRIHEVPVDWVDDPDSRVDIVATAMADLRGVVRVSRALTNGRLPVAALREQLGRAPLDPGTPGVPAGLTRQLVRFAGIGVASTLAYLVLFLLFRSFTGAQPANLVALLLTAVANTAANRRLTFGLSGRAGAGRHQLQGLVVFGLGLALTSGSLALLHAASTAPPLAVELGVLVGANLAATVLRFLLLRAWVFRSRPAAVAGPAGAAGIPVADGSARVAGGSAAPVAGSGRSGIVGGAR, from the coding sequence ATGACGACGACCGCGCCGCCCGAGGCGCCTCTGCCGGTGGACGCCCGGGCCGTCCCGCCGACCCCGGTGCCCGCGCTGGACGTGGTGGTGCCGGTCCACAACGAGGAAACCGGCCTCGAGTCGTGCCTGCGCCGGCTGCACGCGTACCTGTCGGCGGAGTTCCCGTACCGGTTCCGGATCACGGTGGCGGACAACGCCTCCACCGACGGCACCCTGGCCCTCGCCCACCGGCTGGCCGCGGAGCTGCCGCAGGTCGCCGTCGTGCACCTGGCCGAGAAGGGCCGGGGCCGGGCGCTGCGGGCGGTCTGGTCGGCCTCGGACGCGCCGGTGCTGGCGTACATGGACGTGGACCTCTCGACCGACCTGGCCGCGCTGGCGCCGCTGGTGGCGCCGCTGCTGTCCGGGCACTCCGACCTCGCGATCGGGACCCGGCTGCACCGCGGCTCGCGGGTCGTCCGCGGGGCCAAGCGGGAAGTGATCTCCCGCTGCTACAACCTGATCCTGCGCGGCACGCTGGCGGCGCGGTTCTCCGACGCCCAGTGCGGGTTCAAGGCGATCCGGGCCGACATCGCGCACGGGCTGCTGCCGCTGGTCGAGGACGACGGCTGGTTCTTCGACACCGAGCTGCTGGTGCTGGCCGAGCGGTCCGGGCTGCGGATCCACGAGGTCCCGGTCGACTGGGTCGACGACCCGGACAGCCGGGTCGACATCGTCGCGACGGCCATGGCGGACCTGCGAGGAGTGGTACGGGTGTCCCGAGCACTGACCAACGGACGGCTGCCGGTCGCGGCGCTACGCGAGCAGCTGGGCCGCGCCCCGCTCGACCCGGGTACGCCCGGGGTGCCGGCCGGGCTGACCCGGCAGCTGGTCCGCTTCGCCGGGATCGGGGTGGCGAGCACGCTGGCGTACCTGGTCCTGTTCCTGCTGTTCCGGTCGTTCACGGGGGCGCAGCCGGCCAATCTGGTCGCGCTGCTGCTGACCGCGGTCGCGAACACGGCCGCGAACCGGCGGCTGACGTTCGGGCTGAGCGGGCGGGCCGGGGCCGGGCGGCACCAGCTGCAAGGGCTGGTCGTGTTCGGGCTCGGGCTGGCGCTGACCAGCGGGTCGCTGGCGCTGCTGCACGCGGCGTCCACCGCTCCGCCGCTCGCGGTCGAGCTGGGTGTGCTGGTCGGGGCGAACCTGGCCGCGACCGTGCTGCGGTTCCTGCTGCTGCGGGCGTGGGTGTTCCGGAGCAGGCCGGCCGCGGTGGCGGGGCCGGCCGGTGCGGCCGGCATCCCGGTGGCCGACGGCTCGGCCCGGGTCGCGGGCGGCTCCGCCGCTCCGGTCGCGGGCTCGGGCCGCTCCGGGATCGTCGGGGGTGCTCGGTGA
- a CDS encoding glycosyltransferase family 39 protein — MTATLSAPPGAPAPAAPVARRRSRLLGGDPVWARAALLALLVGTGVLYLWNLSASGWANEFYAAATQAGSQSWKAWFFGALDPGSVITVDKPPAALWLSGLSARIFGMSSWSLLVPQALCGIAAVGLLHGAVRRWSGPAAGLVAGAGLALTPAAALMFRFDNPDALLTLLLVAGGYCMVRAIEAGRTAWILLAGTALGFAFLTKMLQAFLVLPAFALVYLVAAPVPLWRRVWQVLAAGGAIVVSAGWWVLAVALWPSAPYIGGSTDGTVLNLVLGYNGLGRIFGGDGNGGGGGGPGGGQAGSSFGGPAGLSRLFSSEMGNEVSWLLPAALVALAGGLWVTRRRLRTDRTRAALLLWGGWALVTGLTFSYMTGTVHPYYTVALAPALAALVAVGGREFWARRASFEGRVLLAVTVAAAGFWAVVLLGRNASWHPELRYGIALLTAVAAVGLLVASARVLATGLLAAGLVAGLAGPAAYAVTTAATPHTGSIPSVGPASAGGGFGGGQGGGSSSASALTTLLQSTTTRWAAATVGANSAASLQLSSGKSVIAIGGFTGSDPAPTLAQFQQYVAARQISYFVGGGGGLGGGPGGGSGAASQIRAWVQANYTATTVAGTTVYKLTS, encoded by the coding sequence GTGACCGCGACGCTCTCGGCGCCCCCTGGAGCGCCCGCACCCGCCGCCCCGGTCGCGCGCCGCCGGTCCCGGCTGCTCGGCGGCGACCCGGTCTGGGCCCGCGCCGCCCTGCTCGCGCTGCTCGTCGGGACCGGGGTGCTCTACCTCTGGAACCTCTCCGCCTCGGGTTGGGCCAACGAGTTCTACGCGGCCGCCACCCAGGCCGGCTCGCAGAGCTGGAAGGCCTGGTTCTTCGGCGCGCTCGACCCGGGCAGCGTGATCACGGTCGACAAGCCGCCGGCCGCGCTCTGGCTCTCCGGCCTGTCGGCCCGGATCTTCGGGATGTCGTCCTGGAGCCTGCTGGTCCCGCAGGCGCTCTGCGGCATCGCCGCCGTCGGCCTGCTGCACGGCGCGGTCCGGCGCTGGTCCGGGCCGGCCGCCGGCCTGGTCGCCGGTGCGGGGCTGGCGCTGACCCCGGCCGCGGCGCTGATGTTCCGCTTCGACAACCCGGACGCGCTGCTGACCCTGCTGCTGGTGGCCGGCGGCTACTGCATGGTGCGGGCGATCGAGGCGGGGCGTACGGCCTGGATCCTGCTGGCCGGCACCGCGCTCGGGTTCGCGTTCCTGACCAAGATGCTGCAGGCGTTCCTGGTGCTGCCGGCGTTCGCGCTGGTCTACCTGGTGGCCGCGCCGGTGCCGCTGTGGCGGCGGGTCTGGCAGGTGCTGGCCGCGGGCGGGGCGATCGTCGTCTCGGCCGGCTGGTGGGTGCTCGCGGTCGCGCTCTGGCCGTCGGCGCCGTACATCGGCGGGTCGACGGACGGGACCGTGCTCAACCTCGTGCTCGGCTACAACGGGCTCGGCCGGATCTTCGGCGGCGACGGCAACGGCGGGGGCGGCGGCGGTCCGGGCGGCGGCCAGGCCGGCTCGTCCTTCGGCGGCCCGGCCGGGCTGTCCCGGCTGTTCTCCTCCGAGATGGGCAACGAGGTGTCCTGGCTGCTGCCGGCGGCGCTGGTGGCCCTGGCCGGCGGACTCTGGGTGACCCGGCGGCGGCTGCGCACGGACCGGACCCGGGCGGCGCTGCTGCTCTGGGGCGGCTGGGCGCTGGTGACCGGGCTGACGTTCTCGTACATGACCGGGACCGTGCACCCGTACTACACGGTCGCGCTGGCGCCGGCGCTGGCCGCGCTCGTCGCGGTCGGCGGGCGCGAGTTCTGGGCCCGGCGGGCGTCGTTCGAGGGCCGGGTGCTGCTCGCGGTCACCGTCGCGGCGGCCGGCTTCTGGGCGGTCGTGCTGCTCGGCCGCAACGCCTCCTGGCACCCGGAGCTGCGGTACGGGATCGCGCTGCTGACCGCGGTCGCCGCGGTCGGGCTCCTGGTCGCCTCCGCCCGGGTGCTGGCCACCGGTCTGCTGGCCGCGGGGCTGGTCGCCGGGCTGGCCGGTCCGGCCGCGTACGCGGTGACGACGGCGGCGACGCCGCACACCGGCTCGATCCCGTCGGTGGGACCGGCCTCGGCCGGCGGCGGGTTCGGCGGCGGCCAGGGCGGCGGGTCCTCGTCGGCCTCGGCATTGACCACCCTGCTGCAGTCGACGACGACGAGGTGGGCGGCCGCGACCGTCGGCGCCAACTCGGCCGCGAGCCTGCAGCTGTCCAGCGGGAAGTCGGTCATCGCGATCGGCGGGTTCACCGGCAGCGACCCGGCGCCGACCCTGGCCCAGTTCCAGCAGTACGTCGCGGCCCGGCAGATCTCCTACTTCGTCGGCGGGGGCGGCGGCCTCGGCGGCGGGCCGGGCGGCGGAAGCGGCGCGGCGAGTCAGATCCGGGCCTGGGTGCAGGCGAACTACACCGCCACCACCGTCGCCGGGACGACCGTCTACAAGCTGACCAGCTGA
- a CDS encoding carboxymuconolactone decarboxylase family protein: protein MTTMTEIPVRLDLDSAAPAFSRAMSHLDNAATKELDRVGIEPGLRELVRVRASQLNGCAYCIDMHSKDARAGGETEQRLYGLAAWRETPYFTGRERAALAFTESVTRLTETHVPDEDYAAVAEQFSPDEIGALVSLIVAINAWNALSVSTRAWTPGSYAP, encoded by the coding sequence ATGACCACGATGACCGAGATCCCCGTCCGCCTCGACCTCGACAGCGCCGCGCCGGCGTTCTCCCGGGCGATGTCGCACCTCGACAACGCCGCGACCAAGGAACTGGACCGGGTCGGGATCGAGCCGGGGCTGCGGGAGCTGGTGCGGGTGCGGGCCTCGCAGCTCAACGGCTGCGCGTACTGCATCGACATGCACAGCAAGGACGCCCGCGCCGGCGGCGAGACCGAGCAGCGCCTGTACGGGCTGGCCGCCTGGCGGGAGACGCCGTACTTCACCGGCCGGGAGCGGGCCGCGCTCGCCTTCACCGAGTCGGTCACGCGGCTGACCGAGACGCACGTGCCGGACGAGGACTACGCGGCCGTGGCCGAGCAGTTCTCCCCGGACGAGATCGGCGCGCTGGTCTCGCTGATCGTCGCGATCAACGCCTGGAACGCCCTCAGCGTCAGCACCCGCGCCTGGACCCCCGGCTCGTACGCGCCGTGA
- a CDS encoding response regulator: MSRVLVVEDDPQLLRAMRITLHARGHDVLTAATGRKALSEAAAARPDLIVLDLGLPDLDGVEVIQGLRGWTSVPIIVLSGRTSGGDKVAALDAGADDYVTKPFGIEELLARIRAVSRRAIAPDGGVPAVDVGPWRVDLADRRVTGDGGEVKLTPTEWRLLEVFVRHPGKLIGQRQLLTEVWGPASTGDTSSLRLYLNRLRRKLEPDPSRPRHLLTEPGLGYRFEP, from the coding sequence GTGAGCCGGGTGCTGGTCGTCGAGGACGACCCCCAGCTGCTGCGGGCGATGCGCATCACGCTGCACGCCCGCGGTCACGACGTGCTCACCGCGGCCACCGGGCGCAAGGCGCTGTCGGAGGCGGCCGCGGCCCGGCCCGACCTGATCGTGCTCGACCTCGGCCTGCCCGACCTGGACGGCGTGGAGGTCATCCAGGGGCTGCGCGGCTGGACCAGCGTGCCGATCATCGTGCTGTCCGGACGTACGTCCGGCGGGGACAAGGTCGCCGCGCTCGACGCCGGGGCGGACGACTACGTGACCAAGCCGTTCGGGATCGAGGAGCTGCTGGCCCGGATCCGGGCGGTCAGCCGGCGGGCGATCGCGCCGGACGGCGGGGTGCCCGCGGTCGACGTCGGGCCGTGGCGGGTCGACCTGGCCGACCGCCGCGTCACCGGCGACGGCGGCGAGGTCAAGCTCACCCCGACCGAGTGGAGGCTGCTGGAGGTGTTCGTCCGGCACCCGGGCAAGCTCATCGGGCAGCGGCAGCTGCTGACCGAGGTGTGGGGGCCGGCCAGCACCGGGGACACGTCGTCGCTGCGCCTCTACCTCAACCGGCTGCGGCGCAAGCTGGAGCCGGACCCCAGCCGCCCCCGGCACCTGCTCACCGAACCCGGTCTCGGCTACCGCTTCGAACCCTGA